CACCGTGCACGCGCGCGAGCGGCGCGCGTACGGCCCGCACGAGCGGCCCGAGCGTCGCGGCGACGAGCAGCAGCACGGCGAACGCGCCGGCGGCGATCGCGAACGTGTCCGTGTAGGCCCAGTCGGTGAAGCCGACGACGCGGTTCGGCCACAGCTGTGTGACGGCCGCGAGCAGCGTCCATGCGAGCGCGGCCGCGATGCCGGCGGGCCACACGCGCGTGCGCCGCGCGTCGGCCGCGGATGCCGCGTCGCACGCGCTGCATGCGACGCGCGACGCTGCGGCGCCAGCGCCGCCGGCGGGTGCCGGCGCAGTGCGTGCGGAGGAAGCGGATTCGATCGTCGACATCGCGTCACCCCAGCACGTTTGCATAGACCTGCTGCGCGAAGCGCTGCGGATCCGTGCTCTTTTTCAGCACGTTGATGCGACGGAAATCGTCCGCATAGAACGCGATTTCCTGCTGCAGGTCGACGTTGGTCGGGTGGTGCGTATAGGTCAGCGTCGCATAGAGCTTGCGCAGGTCTTCCGTACTGATCTTCGGCGAATACTTCGCGAATACCTTGGCGGCTTCGTTCGGATTGTCGTGCGTGTATTCGGTCGCCTGCACGATCGAGCGCGCGAGCGCGGCGGCCGCCGGGCGGTCGTTGCGCACGAGATCGCCGCGCGCGCCGATCACGCAGCAGACCTTGCGCGCATATTCGCCGGACAGGTTCGTCGCGAGCTCCGCATAGGCGCCCTGGCTGCGCTTCTCGAGCAGATAGAGGTTCGGGTCGCCGTCGGCGATCGCCTGGATCTCGCCCTTGTCGACCGCGACGCCGAGCAGGTCGGCCGGATACTGCCGCCACGCGATGTCGCGTTCGGGATCGATGCCGTTCTTCGCGAGCAGGATCGAGAAGAAGTGCTTGCCGGGCGCGGCGAGATCGCTGACGCCGACCGTCTTGCCCTTGA
The sequence above is a segment of the Burkholderia multivorans ATCC BAA-247 genome. Coding sequences within it:
- a CDS encoding ABC transporter substrate-binding protein, whose translation is MTDTPVLARSDAHDATRRRLLRAAGAAALAAPAITLGRRAWSAPPLKKLTFAWNQNAFCLTPIVVAQERGFFERNGLQVELINYSGSTDQLLESIATGKADAAVGMIHRWLKPLEAGFDVKIIGSSHGGCVRLVGAKAAGVTSLQALKGKTVGVSDLAAPGKHFFSILLAKNGIDPERDIAWRQYPADLLGVAVDKGEIQAIADGDPNLYLLEKRSQGAYAELATNLSGEYARKVCCVIGARGDLVRNDRPAAAALARSIVQATEYTHDNPNEAAKVFAKYSPKISTEDLRKLYATLTYTHHPTNVDLQQEIAFYADDFRRINVLKKSTDPQRFAQQVYANVLG